A stretch of Microbacterium sp. 4R-513 DNA encodes these proteins:
- a CDS encoding helix-turn-helix domain-containing protein: MTDPTRGVLYPDRLPRFSRIPAGDEASPLAAWFWIPQWELADGVESRQPILGYPAANLVVEGDQVTLWGATTRASERVLRGSGWAVGALLRPAALAWLTEAPSDLVDASVAIDAPDLRDAVTTAMPDETAAAAAFAEWLTRHAGPVTPEGRLANAMVELLMTDASLLRVEDAAERLRVSVRTLQRLAHRTVGLPPAAMIRRRRLQEAAQRVREDPEASLAGIASELGYADQAHLAKDFRTVLGFTATVYRVGG, from the coding sequence GTGACCGACCCGACCCGAGGCGTGCTCTACCCCGACCGGCTCCCGCGCTTCTCCCGCATCCCGGCGGGGGACGAGGCATCCCCTCTCGCCGCGTGGTTCTGGATCCCGCAGTGGGAGCTGGCCGACGGAGTCGAGTCGCGGCAGCCCATCCTGGGGTACCCGGCCGCGAACCTCGTGGTGGAGGGCGATCAGGTGACGCTGTGGGGCGCCACGACCCGCGCCTCGGAGCGGGTGCTCCGGGGGAGCGGGTGGGCGGTCGGAGCGCTGCTCCGCCCGGCGGCGCTCGCGTGGCTGACCGAGGCGCCGAGCGATCTCGTCGACGCCTCGGTCGCGATCGATGCGCCCGATCTGCGAGACGCCGTCACCACCGCCATGCCGGACGAGACAGCCGCTGCCGCCGCATTCGCCGAGTGGCTCACCCGGCACGCGGGGCCGGTGACCCCAGAGGGTCGCCTCGCGAACGCCATGGTGGAGCTCCTGATGACGGATGCCTCGCTCCTCCGCGTCGAGGACGCCGCCGAGCGGCTCCGCGTGTCGGTGCGGACGCTCCAGCGCCTCGCGCACCGGACTGTCGGACTGCCCCCAGCCGCCATGATCCGCCGGCGCAGGCTGCAGGAGGCCGCGCAGCGTGTCCGGGAAGACCCCGAGGCATCCCTCGCGGGAATCGCCTCGGAGCTCGGCTACGCCGACCAGGCGCACCTCGCGAAGGACTTCCGGACGGTCCTGGGGTTCACCGCCACGGTCTACCGCGTCGGAGGCTGA
- a CDS encoding MazG nucleotide pyrophosphohydrolase domain-containing protein, translating into MTEPGDATVRAGSAASAGSDPLREAADTMRAVRDRCVWTQQIDHRALVPYLVEESAELIDAVEAGTRADLREELGDLLWQVLFHSEIASRDPDDPFDIDDVARGLTEKMVRRHPHVFGDAVATTPEEVLVHWNAAKAAEKGSRTSVLDGVSEHMPSLALAQKLLGKAASVAAPVPSPVPEPSPVPEPNRVPEPVEGSNPSLAGEADLGDALLALVATARANGWDAERALRERLRLLEHDIRSAEAGSGR; encoded by the coding sequence ATGACCGAGCCGGGGGATGCGACCGTCCGCGCCGGGTCGGCGGCGAGCGCAGGGTCGGACCCGCTGCGCGAGGCCGCCGACACCATGCGGGCGGTACGCGACCGCTGCGTGTGGACGCAGCAGATCGATCACCGCGCCCTGGTGCCGTACCTGGTGGAGGAGAGCGCGGAGCTCATCGATGCGGTCGAGGCGGGAACCCGCGCCGATCTGCGCGAAGAGCTCGGCGACCTCCTCTGGCAGGTGCTCTTCCACTCCGAGATCGCCTCGCGCGACCCCGACGACCCCTTCGACATCGACGACGTCGCACGCGGGCTGACCGAGAAGATGGTGCGGCGGCATCCGCATGTCTTCGGCGATGCGGTGGCGACCACGCCCGAAGAGGTGCTCGTGCACTGGAACGCCGCGAAGGCCGCCGAGAAGGGCTCTCGCACGAGTGTGCTCGACGGCGTCTCGGAGCACATGCCGTCGCTCGCCCTCGCGCAGAAGCTCCTCGGCAAGGCCGCGTCCGTTGCCGCTCCGGTCCCGAGCCCGGTCCCTGAGCCCAGCCCGGTCCCTGAGCCGAACCGGGTCCCTGAGCCTGTCGAAGGGTCGAACCCATCCCTCGCCGGCGAGGCCGACCTCGGCGACGCGCTCCTGGCCCTCGTCGCCACGGCCCGCGCCAACGGGTGGGACGCCGAGCGCGCGCTCCGCGAGCGCCTTCGCCTCCTCGAGCACGACATCCGCTCGGCCGAGGCGGGATCCGGGCGCTGA
- a CDS encoding phosphoenolpyruvate carboxylase gives MPELTRTEAIDLVGRYEAGQEIPERMRADVRMLGGLLGRVLRESGSPGLYEDVERLRAATIQAYTDETPEAFERAARIADSFTVERADEVARAFTVYFHLANLVEEHQRVRILRERDGRPEKEDATDSVAAAFVRLAAEVGDDTALQRLQAMRFHPVFTAHPTEARRSAISRSIRRLATLLDEHDAMIRNGADERRAERRMIEEIDTLWRTAPLRPEKPSPTDEVRSVMEVFDETLYTSIPHVYRRVDDALQGPAAGSRAPVVRPFVRVGSWVGGDRDGNPFVTASVTRKAAKIASQHVLLGLERTTSRIGRTLTLDAATTPPSPALTALLDRLVSEDEEAAAEIAKRSPNEPHRRTLLLLARRVAATGRRDARLAYTDPEQFLSDLRIVQDSLVQAPAPRQAYGHLQQLIWQVETFGFHLTELEVRQHSAVHAKALAELDAGGPRSEMTEEVLAVFRSVAAIQRRLGPRAAGRYIVSFTQSAQDLANVHRLAEYAAEAGGERPVLDVIPLFETFADLQAAPGILAEVVQRPEFRDRLEATGRRLEVMLGYSDSSKDVGPVAATLALYEAQARIAAWADDNGIELTLFHGRGGALGRGGGPANTAILGQPPHSVDGRFKLTEQGEVIFARYGEPAIAMRHIDQVAAAVLLASAPSIEQRNRAAAERFAEAAATMDVASRERFFSLVKAPGFAPWFAQVTPMEEIGLLALGSRPARRGLSVESLEDLRAIPWVFSWAQARINLAGWFGLGSALEAVGDADLLRRAYDEWPLFRTLIDNVAMSLAKADSRIARRYLDLGDRDDLAAIVMEELELTRAWVIRVAGGDELLENRPVLQRAVKLRSPYVDALSLLQLRALRALRDAAAAGRPADPELQRLLLLSVSGVAAGLQNTG, from the coding sequence ATGCCCGAATTGACCAGGACCGAGGCCATCGACCTCGTCGGCCGCTACGAAGCGGGCCAGGAGATCCCCGAGCGCATGCGCGCTGACGTGCGCATGCTCGGCGGACTTCTCGGCCGCGTGCTGCGCGAGAGCGGCTCCCCCGGACTGTACGAGGATGTCGAGCGGCTGCGCGCCGCCACGATCCAGGCCTACACCGACGAGACGCCCGAGGCCTTCGAGCGTGCTGCCCGCATCGCCGACTCCTTCACCGTCGAGCGGGCCGACGAGGTCGCCCGGGCGTTCACGGTCTACTTCCACCTCGCCAACCTCGTCGAGGAGCACCAGCGAGTCCGCATCCTGCGCGAGCGCGACGGCCGGCCCGAGAAGGAGGACGCGACGGACTCGGTCGCCGCGGCCTTCGTGCGCCTCGCCGCCGAGGTCGGCGACGATACGGCCCTCCAGCGCCTGCAGGCGATGCGCTTCCACCCGGTCTTCACGGCCCACCCCACCGAGGCCCGGCGCAGCGCCATCTCGCGCAGCATCCGTCGCCTCGCGACCCTGCTCGACGAGCACGACGCGATGATCCGGAACGGCGCCGACGAGCGTCGCGCGGAGCGCCGGATGATCGAGGAGATCGACACGCTCTGGCGCACGGCGCCGCTCCGCCCGGAGAAGCCCTCACCCACCGACGAGGTCCGCTCGGTCATGGAGGTCTTCGACGAGACGCTCTACACCTCGATCCCGCACGTCTACCGCCGCGTCGACGACGCCCTGCAGGGACCGGCGGCCGGCTCGCGCGCCCCCGTCGTCCGGCCCTTCGTGCGGGTCGGGTCGTGGGTCGGCGGCGATCGCGACGGCAACCCCTTCGTCACGGCATCCGTCACCCGCAAGGCCGCGAAGATCGCGAGCCAGCACGTGCTGCTGGGTCTCGAGCGCACGACGAGCCGGATCGGGCGCACGCTCACCCTGGATGCCGCGACCACTCCCCCGAGCCCGGCGCTCACGGCCCTGCTGGATCGCCTCGTGAGCGAGGACGAGGAGGCCGCCGCCGAGATCGCGAAGCGCTCTCCCAACGAGCCGCACCGCCGTACGCTCCTGCTGCTCGCGCGGCGGGTCGCCGCGACCGGCCGGCGCGACGCGAGGCTCGCGTACACCGACCCCGAGCAGTTCCTCTCCGATCTGCGGATCGTGCAGGACTCGCTCGTCCAGGCACCGGCGCCCCGCCAGGCCTACGGGCACCTCCAGCAGCTCATCTGGCAGGTCGAGACCTTCGGCTTCCACCTCACGGAGCTCGAGGTGCGTCAGCACTCGGCGGTGCACGCGAAGGCCCTCGCCGAGCTCGACGCGGGTGGTCCGCGCAGTGAGATGACCGAGGAGGTGCTCGCGGTCTTCCGCAGCGTCGCCGCGATCCAGCGCCGGCTCGGCCCCCGCGCCGCGGGCCGCTACATCGTGTCGTTCACGCAGTCCGCGCAGGACCTCGCCAACGTCCACCGCCTGGCCGAGTACGCGGCAGAGGCCGGCGGTGAGCGCCCCGTGCTCGATGTCATCCCGCTGTTCGAGACGTTCGCCGATCTCCAGGCCGCGCCCGGCATCCTCGCCGAGGTCGTCCAGCGTCCTGAGTTCCGCGATCGCCTCGAGGCGACGGGTCGCAGGCTCGAGGTCATGCTCGGGTACTCGGACTCGTCGAAGGACGTGGGGCCCGTCGCGGCGACCCTCGCGCTCTACGAGGCGCAGGCCCGCATCGCGGCGTGGGCGGACGACAACGGCATCGAGCTCACCCTCTTCCACGGCCGGGGCGGCGCCCTCGGCCGCGGCGGCGGGCCCGCCAACACGGCGATCCTCGGGCAGCCGCCGCACTCCGTCGACGGACGGTTCAAGCTCACCGAGCAGGGCGAGGTGATCTTCGCCCGCTACGGCGAGCCCGCGATCGCGATGCGGCACATCGACCAGGTCGCGGCCGCCGTGCTGCTCGCCTCCGCGCCCTCGATCGAGCAGCGCAACCGGGCCGCTGCGGAGCGGTTCGCCGAGGCCGCCGCCACGATGGACGTCGCCTCGCGCGAGCGCTTCTTCTCGCTCGTCAAGGCGCCGGGCTTCGCACCGTGGTTCGCGCAGGTGACGCCGATGGAGGAGATCGGGCTGCTCGCCCTCGGCTCGCGCCCGGCCCGGCGCGGGCTGTCGGTCGAATCCCTCGAGGACCTCCGCGCCATCCCGTGGGTCTTCTCGTGGGCCCAGGCGCGCATCAACCTCGCCGGCTGGTTCGGCCTCGGCTCGGCACTCGAGGCCGTGGGCGACGCCGACCTGCTGCGCCGCGCCTACGACGAGTGGCCGCTCTTCCGCACACTCATCGACAACGTGGCCATGAGCCTCGCGAAGGCCGACAGCCGCATCGCGCGGCGCTACCTCGACCTCGGCGATCGCGACGACCTCGCGGCCATCGTCATGGAGGAGCTCGAGCTCACCCGCGCGTGGGTGATCCGGGTGGCCGGCGGTGACGAGCTGCTCGAGAACCGCCCCGTCCTCCAGCGTGCGGTCAAGCTCCGCAGCCCCTACGTCGACGCGCTCTCGCTGCTGCAGCTGCGGGCGCTCCGCGCGCTCCGGGATGCCGCGGCGGCGGGTCGTCCCGCCGATCCGGAGCTCCAGCGGCTCCTGCTGCTGTCGGTGTCGGGGGTCGCGGCGGGTCTGCAGAACACCGGTTGA
- a CDS encoding APC family permease codes for MPLVRRLGLGDAVFIGLGSMIGAGVFSAFGPAAAAAGSGLLVGLALAAVVAFGNATSSAQLAAVYPTSGGTYAYGRAELGPWWGFVAGWGFVIGKTASCAAMALTFAAYAAPAGWERPVAIVAVVALVTVNWFGVTRTAQLTRVIVVIVLLTLAVAVAGAFAAPDAAGWLSPEGLWSDGGYGILQSAGLLFFAFAGYARIATMGEEVRDPARTIPRAILLAFAGALVVYTAVAIAVLSSLGPEGTAASTEPVAAAVEASGRDWAVPVVRVGAAVASLGALLALIAGIGRTSFAMAREGDLPRFLAAVHPRWHVPHRAEVAVGVVVVLLVALVDLRGAIGFSSFGVLLYYLVANIAAFRQRSDVRRYPRVLQIVGALGCLVLVVTLPWQAVVAGVVVLAIGVAYRLLRVRLTRAA; via the coding sequence GTGCCTCTCGTTCGACGCCTCGGGTTGGGCGACGCCGTCTTCATCGGGCTCGGCTCGATGATCGGCGCCGGCGTGTTCTCGGCGTTCGGTCCCGCGGCGGCAGCCGCCGGCTCGGGCCTGCTCGTCGGCCTCGCGCTCGCCGCCGTCGTCGCCTTCGGGAATGCGACCTCGTCGGCGCAGCTCGCTGCCGTGTACCCCACCTCCGGCGGGACGTACGCCTACGGGCGAGCCGAGCTGGGGCCCTGGTGGGGCTTCGTCGCCGGGTGGGGATTCGTCATCGGCAAGACGGCGAGCTGCGCGGCGATGGCGCTCACCTTCGCCGCGTACGCCGCGCCCGCCGGATGGGAGCGCCCCGTCGCCATCGTCGCGGTGGTCGCCCTGGTGACGGTCAACTGGTTCGGCGTGACCCGCACGGCGCAGCTCACCCGGGTCATCGTCGTGATCGTGCTCCTCACCCTGGCTGTCGCCGTCGCCGGGGCGTTCGCAGCGCCGGATGCGGCGGGCTGGCTGAGTCCCGAGGGGCTCTGGTCGGACGGCGGGTACGGCATCCTGCAGTCCGCCGGCCTGCTCTTCTTCGCGTTCGCGGGATATGCCCGCATCGCGACGATGGGCGAGGAGGTGCGCGATCCGGCCCGGACCATCCCCCGGGCGATCCTCCTCGCGTTCGCCGGAGCCCTCGTCGTGTACACGGCGGTCGCCATCGCGGTGCTGTCGTCGCTGGGGCCTGAAGGCACCGCGGCGTCGACGGAGCCCGTCGCGGCGGCGGTCGAGGCATCCGGACGGGACTGGGCGGTGCCGGTCGTCCGCGTCGGCGCGGCGGTCGCATCGCTCGGAGCGCTCCTCGCGCTCATCGCCGGCATCGGCCGCACGAGCTTCGCGATGGCCCGGGAAGGCGACCTGCCGCGCTTCCTCGCGGCCGTGCACCCCCGGTGGCACGTGCCCCACCGCGCCGAGGTGGCCGTCGGCGTGGTGGTCGTCCTGCTCGTCGCGCTGGTCGACCTCCGCGGCGCGATCGGGTTCTCGTCGTTCGGGGTGCTGCTGTACTACCTCGTCGCCAACATCGCGGCGTTCCGGCAGCGCTCCGATGTGCGCCGCTATCCGCGGGTGCTGCAGATCGTGGGAGCGCTGGGATGCCTCGTGCTCGTGGTGACGCTCCCCTGGCAGGCCGTGGTCGCCGGCGTCGTGGTGCTGGCGATCGGGGTCGCCTACCGTCTGCTGCGGGTCCGGCTCACGAGAGCTGCTTGA
- a CDS encoding gamma carbonic anhydrase family protein gives MQFEHLGASPRIHPEAVVAPTAVVSGDVTIGAGSQVLHGAVITAEGGAITLGENVIVMENALIRATSVNSVHIGSHVLVGPMASVSGATIADEVFLATGTRVFNGARIGTRSEVRINAVVHLRTILPPETVVPIGWIAVGDPAQLLSPDRHEEIWSAQRELDFPGYVFGLDRETPDLMVQLTERYGRGLSRHAHDRRLE, from the coding sequence GTGCAGTTCGAGCACCTCGGGGCGAGTCCCCGCATCCATCCGGAAGCCGTCGTGGCACCCACGGCCGTCGTCAGCGGCGATGTGACGATCGGCGCCGGCAGCCAAGTCCTGCACGGCGCCGTCATCACGGCGGAGGGAGGCGCGATCACCCTCGGCGAGAACGTCATCGTGATGGAGAACGCCCTCATCCGCGCGACATCGGTCAATTCGGTCCACATCGGCTCGCACGTCCTCGTCGGCCCGATGGCGAGCGTCAGCGGCGCCACGATCGCCGACGAGGTCTTCCTCGCGACCGGCACGCGTGTCTTCAACGGAGCCCGCATCGGCACACGCAGCGAAGTGCGCATCAACGCCGTGGTGCACCTGCGCACGATCCTCCCGCCCGAGACGGTCGTGCCGATCGGCTGGATTGCGGTCGGCGACCCCGCGCAGCTGCTCTCACCCGACCGCCATGAGGAGATCTGGTCGGCGCAGCGCGAGCTCGACTTCCCGGGCTACGTCTTCGGCCTCGACCGCGAGACCCCCGACCTCATGGTGCAGCTCACCGAGCGCTACGGGCGCGGCCTCTCACGCCACGCCCACGACAGAAGACTGGAATGA
- a CDS encoding Na+/H+ antiporter NhaA, whose translation MRIFLLALAIIDDVVGIVFIAVLFATDLNFGMLAAGLLTTVLFGILSRMIYGRARGLVIAGLIVLAALTWAFILLSGVHATIAGVLLGLAMAQTPALVTRHALEPWVNAVVLPLFAFTAALVPIPDFSGPGQAVFWGILIALPVGKVIGIAGFGWLGQRLVGSPDHPKLALGDLIAVGTLGGIGFTVSLLLANLAFAVEPVIRDKAILGVLAGSMISAVAAAVLLALRARHHRRAGTLVLEDAS comes from the coding sequence GTGCGCATCTTCCTGCTCGCGCTGGCGATCATCGACGACGTCGTCGGCATCGTGTTCATCGCCGTCCTGTTCGCGACGGATCTGAACTTCGGGATGCTGGCGGCCGGCCTGCTCACGACGGTGCTGTTCGGCATCCTGAGTCGCATGATCTACGGGCGTGCTCGCGGTCTCGTGATCGCAGGGCTCATCGTGCTGGCGGCGCTGACGTGGGCGTTCATCCTCCTCTCGGGCGTGCACGCGACGATCGCCGGAGTGCTGCTCGGCCTCGCGATGGCGCAGACCCCCGCGCTCGTGACGCGCCACGCGCTGGAGCCCTGGGTCAACGCCGTTGTCCTGCCGCTCTTCGCGTTCACGGCCGCGCTCGTGCCGATCCCCGACTTCAGCGGCCCCGGTCAGGCCGTGTTCTGGGGCATCCTCATCGCGCTGCCCGTCGGCAAGGTCATCGGCATCGCCGGGTTCGGCTGGCTCGGACAGCGCCTGGTCGGCTCGCCCGACCATCCCAAGCTCGCGCTGGGCGATCTCATCGCCGTCGGGACGCTCGGCGGCATCGGATTCACGGTCTCGCTCCTCCTCGCGAACCTCGCCTTCGCGGTCGAGCCCGTGATCCGCGACAAGGCGATCCTCGGCGTGCTCGCGGGGTCGATGATCTCGGCGGTCGCCGCGGCCGTGCTTCTCGCGCTGCGGGCGCGCCACCACCGCCGGGCCGGGACGCTCGTCCTCGAGGACGCGTCATGA
- a CDS encoding DUF4442 domain-containing protein, whose protein sequence is MRITPRRLAVGMSLWIPNLFSGIRVKRFSDDWTEATVELHVNVFTRNYVKTAFGGSMSAMTDPYFFMLVMHQLGRDHVVWDTRGEIEFVKPGRGVLTAHFSVPKEKAAELRERARGGAKVLEWFETEITDAAGDVVARVRREVYVREKKRVTQGAPVQPPTR, encoded by the coding sequence ATGCGCATCACCCCCAGGCGACTCGCGGTCGGGATGAGTCTGTGGATTCCGAACCTCTTCAGCGGAATCCGCGTCAAACGGTTCTCGGATGACTGGACCGAGGCGACCGTAGAGCTCCACGTCAACGTCTTCACCCGCAACTACGTCAAGACCGCCTTCGGCGGCTCGATGTCGGCCATGACCGACCCGTACTTCTTCATGCTCGTGATGCACCAGCTCGGGCGCGACCACGTCGTGTGGGACACGCGCGGCGAGATCGAGTTCGTCAAGCCCGGGCGCGGCGTGCTGACGGCGCACTTCTCGGTGCCGAAGGAGAAGGCGGCCGAGCTGCGCGAGCGGGCACGCGGCGGCGCGAAGGTGCTCGAGTGGTTCGAGACCGAGATCACGGATGCCGCGGGCGACGTGGTGGCGCGCGTGCGGCGCGAGGTCTATGTGCGGGAGAAGAAGCGCGTGACTCAGGGCGCTCCGGTTCAGCCTCCGACGCGGTAG
- a CDS encoding O-methyltransferase, with protein MADPTPDAWQRLDAYFAATLVGHDPALDAAVADQNAAGLPAIEVAPVNGKLLNLLARMSRARRVLEIGTLGAYSTIWLARAVPDDGRVVTIEAEPRIAEIARANLSRAGVGDKVEVKVGRGADVLPTLADEEPFDLVFIDADKESNTIYLDWAAKLGHPGTVVVVDNVGRGGRVADPASEEAQVIGTQRGLELLGRDPRFDATALQTLDAKGWDGVAIALVV; from the coding sequence ATGGCCGACCCGACGCCCGACGCCTGGCAGCGTCTCGACGCTTACTTCGCCGCAACCCTCGTGGGACACGACCCGGCCCTCGACGCCGCCGTCGCCGATCAGAACGCGGCGGGGCTGCCCGCGATCGAGGTCGCACCCGTCAACGGCAAGCTGCTCAACCTCCTCGCACGCATGTCGCGAGCGCGCCGCGTGCTCGAGATCGGCACGCTCGGCGCCTACTCGACGATCTGGCTCGCCCGCGCCGTCCCCGATGACGGCCGCGTCGTGACGATCGAGGCGGAGCCCCGGATCGCCGAGATCGCCCGCGCGAACCTCTCCCGCGCCGGGGTCGGCGACAAGGTCGAGGTGAAGGTCGGCCGGGGTGCCGACGTGCTCCCGACCCTGGCGGACGAGGAGCCCTTCGACCTCGTCTTCATCGACGCCGACAAGGAGTCGAACACGATCTATCTCGACTGGGCGGCGAAGCTGGGGCATCCCGGAACCGTCGTCGTGGTCGACAACGTGGGCCGCGGCGGCCGCGTCGCCGATCCGGCGAGCGAAGAGGCGCAGGTGATCGGCACGCAGCGCGGGCTCGAACTGCTCGGCCGCGACCCCCGCTTCGACGCCACGGCGCTCCAGACCCTCGACGCCAAGGGGTGGGACGGCGTCGCCATCGCACTCGTCGTCTAG
- a CDS encoding VOC family protein produces the protein MTTTKTTGVTGEHTTDGRPNIATTLTPFLAIRGAREALDFYRDVFGARVTDVTEFDGLVVHASLDFGQGLLQLGEPNPQFGLVPAPEGDADCYSIGIYVPDVDAATARAVDAGATIREEPATFVSGDRYSSIRDPFGVRWSVMTRVEDLSEEESAARVAEWAASAGGGGGGSGDSDAG, from the coding sequence ATGACGACGACCAAGACGACCGGCGTGACCGGTGAGCACACGACCGACGGACGACCGAACATCGCGACGACGCTGACGCCGTTCCTCGCGATCAGGGGCGCGCGGGAGGCCCTCGACTTCTACCGCGACGTCTTCGGCGCCCGTGTGACCGACGTGACGGAGTTCGACGGCCTCGTCGTGCATGCGAGCCTCGACTTCGGGCAGGGACTGCTGCAGCTCGGTGAGCCGAACCCCCAGTTCGGACTCGTGCCCGCGCCCGAGGGCGACGCCGACTGCTACTCGATCGGGATCTACGTCCCCGATGTCGACGCCGCGACGGCCCGGGCCGTGGACGCCGGCGCGACGATCCGCGAGGAGCCCGCGACGTTCGTCTCGGGCGACCGCTATTCGAGCATCCGCGACCCGTTCGGCGTCCGGTGGTCGGTCATGACGCGGGTCGAGGACCTCTCGGAGGAGGAGAGCGCCGCGCGGGTCGCTGAGTGGGCGGCATCGGCTGGCGGCGGAGGCGGCGGGTCGGGCGACTCCGACGCCGGGTGA
- the hisS gene encoding histidine--tRNA ligase, producing the protein MRDFLPADKARRERVLAVIRERYRAHGFDEIETPVVEEYARLHAGIGGDNEKLAFNILKRGLDADAIRGAADDPSALTDLGLRYDLTVPLARFYATHRAELPSVFRAIQIAPVWRAERPQKGRYRQFVQCDIDIIGDASARAEAELVVATLDAVDALGLEGGSVRINDRRALDWMLDSFGFSADERPGVLITIDKLDKIGPQGIVAELRDRGATPAAVDAFEAFLNRAVTMEYNPFGERQIRKALPVGAPDEIVQHLVGIGDAVAASRAEVDVPLVFDPFLVRGMGYYTGTIFELAHPSVSYSLGGGGRYDGMIGRFLGQDVPAVGFSIGFERIVELLMAEEEGGAPAIVLVHDRDVAVGDLVALKAQLVAEGSRVRLEQRTKNLKPLLERAASDGYTAFATVSPGAGRESLEIKQLS; encoded by the coding sequence ATGCGCGACTTCCTCCCCGCCGACAAGGCCCGGCGCGAGCGCGTGCTCGCCGTCATCCGCGAGCGCTACCGCGCACACGGCTTCGACGAGATCGAGACGCCCGTCGTCGAGGAGTACGCGCGGCTGCACGCGGGAATCGGCGGAGACAACGAGAAGCTCGCGTTCAACATCCTCAAGCGGGGCCTGGATGCCGACGCGATCAGGGGGGCGGCGGACGACCCGTCCGCGCTGACCGACCTCGGCCTGCGCTACGACCTCACGGTGCCGCTCGCGCGCTTCTACGCGACGCACCGGGCCGAGCTGCCGTCGGTCTTCCGCGCGATCCAGATCGCGCCCGTCTGGCGGGCGGAGCGGCCGCAGAAGGGTCGCTACCGCCAGTTCGTGCAGTGCGACATCGACATCATCGGGGATGCCTCTGCCCGCGCCGAAGCCGAGCTCGTGGTCGCGACGCTCGACGCCGTCGACGCCCTGGGACTCGAGGGCGGCTCGGTGCGCATCAACGACCGGCGGGCGCTGGACTGGATGCTCGACAGCTTCGGCTTCTCGGCCGACGAGCGCCCCGGTGTGCTGATCACGATCGACAAGCTCGACAAGATCGGGCCTCAGGGGATCGTCGCGGAGCTTCGCGACCGCGGTGCCACGCCCGCGGCCGTCGACGCGTTCGAAGCGTTCCTCAATCGGGCCGTGACGATGGAGTACAACCCGTTCGGCGAGCGGCAGATCCGCAAGGCCCTGCCGGTCGGCGCGCCCGACGAGATCGTGCAGCATCTCGTCGGCATCGGCGACGCCGTGGCGGCGTCCCGTGCCGAGGTGGACGTCCCGCTCGTCTTCGACCCGTTCCTCGTGCGCGGCATGGGCTATTACACCGGCACGATCTTCGAGCTCGCGCATCCCTCGGTGTCGTACTCGCTCGGCGGCGGCGGTCGCTACGACGGCATGATCGGCCGGTTCCTCGGCCAGGATGTGCCGGCCGTCGGCTTCTCGATCGGCTTCGAGCGGATCGTCGAACTGCTCATGGCCGAGGAAGAGGGCGGGGCTCCGGCGATCGTGCTCGTGCACGACCGCGACGTCGCCGTGGGCGACCTCGTGGCGCTCAAGGCGCAGCTCGTGGCCGAGGGCTCGCGCGTGCGTCTCGAGCAGCGCACGAAGAACCTCAAGCCGCTGCTCGAGCGCGCGGCATCCGACGGCTACACGGCTTTCGCGACGGTGTCCCCGGGTGCGGGCCGCGAGAGCCTGGAGATCAAGCAGCTCTCGTGA